CATTGTGTTACCGGGCATCGTGATCGCCTACCTGGCCGGCTGGCCGCTGGTGCTGGGTGCGCTGCTGGCCGGGGTGATCGCCGCCCTGGGAATCGGCGCCATCAGTGAGCGGACGCGCATCAAGGAAGACAGCGCCATTGGCGTGATCTTCGCGGGTGCCTTCGCCTTAGGCGTGGCGCTGCTTTCCACCCAACGCGGCTATGTCGTCGACCTGGTGCACATCCTTTTCGGCAATCTGCTGGGGGTGTCGGTAACGGACCTGCTCTGGATGGGCGTGTTGGGTGTGTTGGCGCTGGCGACTGTGTTTGTGTTCTACAAGGAGCTGCTGGTGCTCTCATTCGATCCGGTCCTGGCGGCCACGCTGCGCCTGCCGGCGCGCTTCCTTAAGAACCTGCTCCTGGTCTTGATGGCCGTCGTGATTGTCGTCTCGCTGAACGCCGTCGGGGTGACGCTGGTCCTGGCGATGCTGGTCACGCCGGCCTCGGCCGCCTACCTGCTGACCCGCCGGCTGCCGTCGATGATGGCCCTGGGGGCGGCCTTTGGCACGCTTTCTGCGTTCCTTGGCCTCTACCTTTCCTACTATTGGAACCTGGCCTCCGGTCCTGCTATCGTTCTAGTGGCGACCGCCATCTTCGCCGTGGCATTGCTCGCCGCGCCACGGCGCGGTCATTTGTGGTCGCGCTGGAGGAGGGGAACCCCGGATGTCCGTCCCGCCTGACGCCTTCTCCCTGGATGGGAAGGATTACGCCCTTATGCCGGAACTGCGGATGGCGGTCGAGCATCTGCGCGCCGGCCGCCTGCAGTCTGCTCAGGCTCTGCTCGCCCGACATGTGGTTCAGTATCCCGATTCCGAACAGGCTTGGTTCCTGCTCAGCTTCGCTGTAGTCGATCCCAAACAGCAGATCGAGTGCCTGCAGCGCGCACTGGCCATCAATCCGGGCAATACCTCGGCCGGGGCGCGGCTGACGAGATTGCGGTCGGCGCAGAAGCCGCTGCAGCCGGCGCCGGGCCGTGTCAGCCCGGCGGCCGCCGTCGGACCGCCAAAGGCGGGGGTACCCCAGCCGGCCGCCTCGCCCGCCAAGGCTGCGCCCGCCCAGCCCGGCCCCTCGTCGACGCCCAAGCCCAGGCCGAGCGCAGCCGCCGCCCGCCCGGCGGGGGCGCCGCGGCCCGAGCCTGCCTGGATGCCGGGGGATTCTACGTCGGCCCTGGTCGCCGACGACTCGGAATCTCCCAAGCCCCCCAAGAAACGCGGCGGATGCGCCCGCCTGTTGCGGGCCTTTCTGATCGTCTCCCTGGTCCTGGCCGCTCTGGGGGCGGTGGCAGCGCTGGTGCTGGCAGTGATCGCCTACCTGTCGATCCCTCAGCGAGCCGGTCCCCCGACCCAGCCGGCGATCGCGCCCGCAACTTTGCCCCCGACCTGGACGGCTACGGCCTCACCACCACCGACGCTCACGCCCACCATCACCATCACCCCGTCGCCAACACCGAGTCGAACGCCTAAGCCGCCGGAGCCGACGACGGCAGCCGCCATGGCGCAAATCGGCCGCGAGGTGGCCGACCTGCGCGGCCTGGCGCCGCTCTCGCCGGTGGCGGGATACCTGCTGCCGGCCGACGAGGTGCGCCCCGTGCTGGAGGCCAGCTTCCTGGCGAATGGCGGGACGCTGGCGGAACTCGAGGATGAAGTGACCGTGCTCAGCACCCTGGGGCTGATCAAGCCGACCTACAACCTGTACACCAACA
This region of Anaerolineales bacterium genomic DNA includes:
- a CDS encoding metal ABC transporter permease; its protein translation is IVLPGIVIAYLAGWPLVLGALLAGVIAALGIGAISERTRIKEDSAIGVIFAGAFALGVALLSTQRGYVVDLVHILFGNLLGVSVTDLLWMGVLGVLALATVFVFYKELLVLSFDPVLAATLRLPARFLKNLLLVLMAVVIVVSLNAVGVTLVLAMLVTPASAAYLLTRRLPSMMALGAAFGTLSAFLGLYLSYYWNLASGPAIVLVATAIFAVALLAAPRRGHLWSRWRRGTPDVRPA